From Pseudothermotoga thermarum DSM 5069, a single genomic window includes:
- the rplI gene encoding 50S ribosomal protein L9, which produces MKVILLKDVPNLGKAGELKEVKDGYARNYLIPNGLAKIATDSEIKKLEHEKAMKAQKEEAIKRKSEELLRTLQKSVHKISAKAGGGGKLFGAITGANLAEILSQQTGLEIDKKWINLEKPIKEVGLYDVEFRLPGGVKGIVKVEIVAEEKG; this is translated from the coding sequence ATGAAAGTGATTCTTCTAAAAGATGTTCCAAATTTGGGAAAAGCGGGTGAACTTAAGGAAGTAAAAGATGGATACGCCAGAAATTACTTGATTCCAAACGGATTGGCGAAAATTGCAACCGATTCGGAGATAAAAAAATTAGAACATGAAAAAGCAATGAAAGCTCAAAAGGAAGAAGCAATTAAAAGAAAAAGCGAAGAACTTCTTAGAACACTGCAAAAATCGGTTCATAAGATTTCTGCAAAAGCCGGTGGAGGTGGTAAACTCTTTGGGGCTATAACCGGCGCCAATTTAGCAGAAATACTTTCCCAGCAAACAGGTTTGGAGATCGATAAAAAGTGGATCAACTTGGAAAAGCCCATAAAGGAAGTCGGACTGTACGATGTGGAGTTTCGACTGCCCGGTGGTGTGAAGGGAATTGTAAAAGTTGAAATTGTCGCCGAAGAGAAAGGGTGA
- a CDS encoding DUF4911 domain-containing protein, which produces MEYDIYVKMAREDVHTLGYIVEAEDNLVNIRKYENGLLRILTTEGLKDEVLDFLNELKNFIPLEVVDVRVNNGDI; this is translated from the coding sequence GTGGAATACGACATCTATGTGAAGATGGCAAGAGAAGATGTTCACACCCTTGGATACATAGTTGAAGCTGAGGACAATTTAGTCAACATTCGAAAGTACGAAAATGGGCTTTTGAGAATATTGACGACCGAGGGATTGAAGGATGAGGTTCTTGATTTTCTCAACGAGTTGAAAAACTTTATTCCGCTTGAAGTGGTGGATGTGAGGGTGAACAACGGTGATATTTAA
- a CDS encoding YqeG family HAD IIIA-type phosphatase has translation MIFKPDMIVEKVDDIDFEKLIKQGKTFFIFDFDNTLGYWRSSKILDGFEKILQKIKEAGGEVLIASNGKPRKLCLDGVEVFWRSGKPFAFKLRKVLKEKGVKNDQIVMIGDQIFTDVLVGKFLKAYTIKVEPLSKKEFFGTKFFRFLELITKPLWKR, from the coding sequence GTGATATTTAAACCCGACATGATCGTTGAAAAAGTTGACGATATAGACTTTGAAAAACTTATCAAACAAGGGAAAACCTTTTTCATATTCGATTTTGACAACACGCTTGGTTATTGGAGATCTTCAAAGATACTCGATGGATTTGAAAAGATTCTTCAAAAAATCAAGGAAGCAGGAGGAGAGGTTTTAATAGCTTCAAACGGAAAACCAAGAAAGCTTTGTCTAGATGGTGTTGAGGTTTTTTGGAGATCTGGAAAACCTTTTGCCTTCAAGTTAAGAAAAGTTTTGAAGGAAAAAGGAGTTAAAAACGATCAAATTGTGATGATTGGCGATCAAATTTTCACCGATGTTTTGGTGGGAAAGTTTTTGAAGGCTTACACGATAAAAGTCGAACCGCTTAGCAAAAAGGAATTTTTCGGCACGAAGTTCTTTCGATTTTTGGAATTGATAACAAAACCACTTTGGAAAAGGTGA
- the yqeH gene encoding ribosome biogenesis GTPase YqeH, with protein sequence MKCPGCGVELQHDDEYKPGYIPLEAFKKRKAEGKEILCQRCFWLKHYRKVKPVRIDQNVLESLEKVVKESELVVWIIDISDFEGSYDERIKKLLARKKVALVVNKIDLIPKAVKIDEIRSWLKTCVNVDDFEKIFLLSAEKNYGINSLYRFLEKFNKVCFVGVTNVGKSSIFNKLSGKKATVTSLPGTTLDIISAKLKDSQTKIFDTPGLITSQRLMDFLPVECQAEIWAVKKLSRMTFKPDKDNVLFVGGMCVFEFDFEGPFRPIFQFFASEKVKFHLTNITKKDQIWEKHYGKMLVPPCKSSQPSKEKVKWVERFFDLDIGQELSIAGLGWLSVRRGPFKVKVTLPETVLVKKRNALVNPYRNLRKEEQI encoded by the coding sequence ATGAAGTGTCCTGGATGTGGAGTAGAACTGCAGCACGACGATGAATACAAACCTGGTTACATTCCGCTTGAAGCTTTCAAAAAAAGAAAGGCGGAAGGAAAGGAAATCCTGTGTCAAAGGTGTTTTTGGCTAAAACATTATCGTAAGGTAAAACCTGTGAGAATCGATCAAAACGTTTTGGAAAGTCTTGAGAAGGTTGTAAAAGAAAGCGAATTAGTAGTTTGGATAATAGATATTTCGGATTTCGAAGGAAGTTACGATGAAAGAATCAAAAAACTTTTGGCTAGAAAAAAAGTTGCGCTTGTTGTGAACAAAATCGATTTGATTCCAAAAGCCGTTAAAATTGACGAAATAAGAAGCTGGCTTAAAACATGCGTCAACGTTGATGATTTTGAAAAAATATTCCTTTTGAGTGCTGAGAAAAACTACGGAATAAATTCCTTGTATAGATTCCTTGAAAAGTTCAACAAAGTGTGTTTTGTTGGTGTGACAAACGTTGGAAAATCTTCGATATTCAACAAACTGTCGGGGAAAAAGGCTACCGTGACATCTCTTCCTGGCACAACGCTTGATATAATAAGCGCTAAACTTAAAGATTCTCAAACCAAAATCTTCGACACACCCGGTTTGATAACCTCCCAGCGGCTGATGGACTTTCTTCCTGTGGAATGCCAAGCTGAAATTTGGGCCGTGAAAAAATTGAGCAGAATGACTTTTAAACCGGACAAAGATAACGTTCTTTTCGTTGGAGGAATGTGTGTTTTTGAATTTGATTTCGAAGGACCATTTAGACCCATTTTCCAATTCTTTGCAAGCGAAAAGGTGAAGTTTCATCTTACAAACATAACAAAGAAAGATCAAATTTGGGAAAAACATTATGGAAAAATGCTTGTTCCACCCTGCAAATCTTCGCAGCCTTCGAAAGAAAAAGTCAAATGGGTTGAACGATTCTTTGACTTGGATATTGGCCAAGAGCTTTCAATCGCTGGCTTGGGTTGGTTGAGCGTTCGACGAGGACCTTTCAAGGTTAAGGTGACTCTTCCCGAAACGGTTTTGGTCAAGAAAAGAAATGCACTTGTTAATCCATACAGAAATCTTCGAAAGGAGGAGCAAATATGA
- a CDS encoding phosphate propanoyltransferase, whose amino-acid sequence MIKKEPGINVGVSNRHVHLSQKDLEALFGVGYQLTELKPLSQPGQFACKETVTIVGPKGAIENVRILGPVRKETQVEISRTDAFKLGINAPVRESGDIEGTPGIVIIGLKGVVVVEKGVIIAKRHIHMHPKDAEHYGVKDKQIVKVLAEKPERRIIFDDVVVRVSDKFALDFHIDTDEANAAMLNNGDLVWIVEF is encoded by the coding sequence ATGATCAAAAAAGAACCTGGTATCAACGTTGGAGTGAGCAACAGGCACGTTCATCTTTCTCAAAAAGATCTCGAGGCACTTTTTGGTGTTGGCTATCAGCTTACCGAGCTAAAGCCATTAAGTCAACCAGGACAATTCGCTTGTAAGGAAACTGTTACCATCGTTGGCCCAAAAGGAGCTATTGAAAACGTAAGAATTCTTGGACCAGTCAGAAAAGAAACGCAGGTTGAAATTTCAAGAACTGATGCGTTCAAACTTGGTATAAACGCACCCGTCAGGGAATCTGGTGATATCGAAGGTACGCCTGGTATTGTTATAATAGGTCTAAAGGGTGTGGTTGTCGTTGAAAAAGGTGTTATCATAGCAAAAAGACACATTCACATGCATCCAAAGGATGCTGAACATTATGGAGTAAAGGACAAGCAAATAGTCAAAGTCCTTGCCGAAAAGCCAGAACGAAGGATCATATTCGACGATGTGGTCGTCAGAGTGAGCGACAAGTTTGCTTTGGATTTTCACATCGACACCGATGAGGCAAATGCTGCCATGCTGAACAACGGTGATTTGGTATGGATAGTAGAATTTTAG
- a CDS encoding ubiquitin family protein produces MDSRILVEYKGKVYEYEKPKRVIDILKDLNLNPLEHVVIVNDEIYTEDRVVKSGSKVVIKKVTSAG; encoded by the coding sequence ATGGATAGTAGAATTTTAGTTGAGTACAAAGGAAAGGTTTACGAATACGAAAAACCGAAAAGAGTTATAGACATATTGAAAGATCTGAACCTCAACCCGTTGGAACATGTTGTCATAGTCAACGACGAAATTTACACCGAAGACAGAGTTGTGAAAAGCGGTTCAAAGGTTGTTATAAAAAAGGTCACCT